Within the Herbaspirillum sp. RTI4 genome, the region TCGGCATCGATCAGATCGGCGATGCGCCAGTCGCAGCGTGAGGTGACTTCGGCCACGGTGGGATCGCGGTACAGGCCCAAGAAACTCATCGCGGTGGACAGCACACCGGATCGCTCGTTTTCGCTCTTGTTCATTACCTCGCGCGCCGCCGATGCGACAACCGGGTGCGTTGTTTCGCCCAGGTGGCGCGTCGTCATCATCCGGTGCAGCGTCACCTCGAATGGGCAGGCCGGATCGGACAGAAAATTGGCGACGCCACGCAGCGTTTTGTCTTCGTTGGCGTAGAGCACATGCAGGATCGCGCCGACCAGCAGTGCATGCGAAGTTTTTTCCCAATGGTTGCGCCGCTCCAGCGCGCCTTCGGGATCGACCAGAATGTCGGCGATGTTCTGCACGTCGCGCACTTCGTGCATACCGCGCCGCACTTCGAGCAGCGGGTTGTACGCAGCCGAGCGTGCATCGGTCGGGTTGAACAGCAAGCAGTGTGAGAAGCGCGAGCGCCAACCGGCCGTCAAAGTCCAGTTTTCGCCCTTGATGTCGTGGATGACGGCGGAGCCGGGCCACGAAAGCAGTGTCGGCACCACCAGGCCGACACCCTTGCCGGAGCGAGTGGGCGCGAAGGCCATTACATGCTCGGGACCTTCGTGGCGCAGGTAGTCGCCCTCTTTGCGGCCCAGGAAAACGCCGGCAGGGCCGATCAGCCCGGAACTGCGGATTTCAGCGGGCAGCGCCCAGCGTGCCGAACCGTAGGTCGTGACCAGCTTGGACTGCCGTGCGCGCCACACCGACATGGTGACGGCCACCATGGCACCGGCTAAGCCGCTGCACGCCGCGATGGCACCGCCGCGCAGGAAGATGTCGGGTGCATAGGCATCGAAAAAATACCACCACTCGAACAGCCGCCACGGGTGATAGATCGGCGTGCCAAACAAGTCGAACCAGGGTGCGCCGAGGCGAATCTGGTATCCCAGTGCAGCCGCCGTCCACTGGGTGGCACTCCATAGCCCCAGCAAAGTGGTGGCGAAAACCATCGTGATCTGGCCAATTAGCACGCCGGTCGGCACCATGCGCTACCCCTCTTGTGATTTCTCGATTCAGTCCATTTCGATGGGCCGTCAACGCGGTACACGCGAATCAGGATCGGCCTATCGTTACGGTTCGAAGCGGCACCGATACGGCACCGTTTTAAGCATCACAAGTTTGGGGGCGCCGCAACTATGAGCAAACCTGCTCCGGCGAAAGTCGGCTAAGAGGGGAGTACAGCGATGATTATTTCCTGTCACTGGCACGAACCACGAAGCCTATCGTGTGGTATTTCCACAGTCGAACCCGCGTCCGTAGTGACTTTGATGTACGGCCTGCCGCCGCCATTGAATCGTCATACGTTGCTTATATGACTCTAGCCAATTCTGCACTTCATACGGTAAAATTGGCCAGACTTGGCAAACAGAATTCATTGTAGGCCAGCATTGCGAAAGAAACAATGACCGACTCAGATGGCGAAATCCTTACGCTCGACGAAGTTGCTGCCTACCTGAAAGCTGGCAAGCGGACGGTCTACCGGCTCGCCCAGAAGGGTGAGATTCCCGCATTCAAGCTTGGTGGAACTTGGCGTTTCCGTCGCTCTGAGCTTGATATTTGGATTGCCGAGAGCATTAGCAAAACGAAACAGGAAGTGAGTTGATGACACAACAGCTACTCACTCCGTACCAAAGCCAATATTGCGCGTGGCTGCTGACCCGTCGCGCGGCGAGCGACACAGTGGAATCGCTGGCGTGCACCCTCGTGGACTCGCAGGTTGACCTCAATCCGCATCAGATCGAGGCGGCACTGTTTGCCTACAAGAACGCGCTTTCTCGTGGTGTCATCCTGGCCGATGAAGTTGGGCTCAGGAAAACTATCGAAGCTGGTCTCGTCATATCTCAGCGTTGGGCTGATCGCCGCCGCCGCATTTTGGTCATTGTTCCGGCGCAACTTGCGCAAACAGTGGCATCAGGAACTGCAAACCAAACGAATTGAAACAGGAACAACACCATGACCAGCGCCCAACAACGTGCCGCATTACAACGCCAGATCTGGCAGATCGCCAACGATGTCCGAGGTGCCGTTGACGGCTGGGATTTCAAGCAGTATGTCTTGGGCACCCTGTTCTATCGCTTTATCAGTGAGAACTTCGCCAGCTATATCGAGGCCGATGACGACAGCGTCAACTATGCAGAGCTGCCCGATAGCGTGATCACCCCGGACATCAAAGACGACGCTATTAAGACCAAGGGCTATTTCATCTATCCCAGCCAGTTGTTTGCCACCGTCGCCGCCGGTGCCAACACCAACGAAAGCCTGAACACCGATCTGGCCGCCATTTTTTCCGCCATTGAAAGCTCGGCCAACGGCTACCCCTCCGAGCGCGACATCAAAGGCCTGTTTGCCGATTTTGATACCACCAGCAACCGCCTCGGCAATACTGTCGTCGACAAAAACACCCGCTTGGCAGCCGTACTCAAAGGCGTAGCCAAGCTAGACTTTGGCGAGTTTGACGCCAACCACATTGACCTGTTTGGCGATGCCTACGAGTTCCTGATCTCCAACTATGCCGCCAACGCCGGCAAATCCGGTGGCGAGTTTTTCACCCCGCAGCATGTCTCCAAGCTGATTGCCCAGCTCGCCATGCACAAGCAAACCAGCGTCAACAAAATTTATGACCCGGCGTGCGGTTCTGGCTCGCTGCTGTTGCAAGCCAAAAAACATTTTGACGCCCACATCATTGATGACGGTTTTTGGGGGCAGGAGCTCAACCACACCACCTACAACTTGGCGCGGATGAATATGTTCTTGCACAACATCAACTACGACAAGTTCAATATCCAGCTTGGTGATACGCTGCGAAATCCGCATTTTGGTGACGAGAAACCCTTTGATGCCATCGTCTCCAACCCGCCTTACTCGGTGAAATGGATCGGCGCAGACGACCCCACCCTGATCAACGACGACCGCTTTGCCCCGGCCGGTGTGCTGGCCCCGAAATCCAAAGCCGACTTTGCCTTTGTGCTGCATGCGCTGAGTTATCTGTCCAGCAAAGGCCGCGCCGCTATTGTCTGCTTCCCTGGTATTTTTTACCGTGGCGGTGCGGAGCAGAAAATCCGCCAGTATCTGGTGGATAACAATTACGTCGAAACCGTGATCTCACTCGCGCCCAACCTGTTCTTTGGCACCACCATCGCAGTCAATATTCTGGTGTTGTCTAAACACAAAACCGACACCAATACCCAGTTTATTGATGCCAGCGGTCTGTTCAAAAAAGAAACCAATAACAATGTGCTTCTGGACGCGCACATCGATCACATCATGCAAGTGTTTGATAGCAAGGCGGATGTTGAACACTTTGCCAAATCGGTGCCTTTCTCGGAAGTGTCATCTTCCGAGAAAGATTACAACCTATCGGTCAGCAGCTACGTCGAAGCCAAGGACAATCGCGAAGTTGTGGATATTGGCGAGCTCAATGCTGAGCTAAAAATCACCGTCGCAAAGATCGACCAGCTGCGTGCGGATATTGACGCCATTGTGGCCGAGATTGAAGACGAGGAGCTGGAGGCATGAGCAGCAAGAACTTCATGGAAAAGCTGCTGGATGACGCCGAGGTGGAATGGAAGGCGTTGGGGAAAGTGGCGAACCTAAGGCGCGGTCGCGTAATGTCAAAAGAGTATCTCGCGGAGAATGCTGGAGACCATCCCGTATACAGCTCGCAAACAGCAAATAATGGTGAGATTGGAAAAATAAAGACATTCGACTTTGATGGAGAGTTCATTAGCTGGACAACTGATGGAGCCAATGCAGGCACCGTTTTCTATCGGACAGGCAAATTCTCTATTACCAATGTTTGTGGATTAATTAAAATTAACCATGAAAAAGAATTAAATTACAAGTTTTTGTTTTATTGGCTCACAATAGAAGCATAAAAGCATGTTTACTCAGGCATGGGTAATCCTAAACTTATGAGTCACCAAGTTGAAAAAATCCCAATCCCCATCCCATGCCCGGAAAACTCAGAAAAATCGCTTGAAATCCAAGCCGAAATCGTCCGCATTCTTGACGCCTTCGCCGAACTGACCGCCGAACTGACCGCCGAACTAACCGCCCGCAAAAAACAATACAACCACTATCGCGACCAGTTGTTAAGTTTTGAAGAAGGGGACGTTGAGTGGAGGGCGTTGGATGAGGTTACTTTACCAACAAGTAATATTCGCTGGCGCGAGGCAAACCGATCATATCGTTATATTGACTTGACCTCAGTAAGTCGTGAAAGCAATGCGATCGTAGAAACAATCGAAATTACAGCGCAAAATGCGCCAAGCAGAGCACAAAAATTAATTGAAAAAGATGATGTTATTTTTGCCACAACTCGACCAACTCAACTTCGACTCAGTTTGATTGGTGACGAATATTCTGGCGAGATCGCCAGTACGGGCTATTGTGTTCTGAGAGCAAAAAGCAATGTAGTGCTGCCAAAATGGATTTATTTTCATTTGTCTTCAACTGAATTTTTTAATTATGTTGAAGAAAATCAAAGTGGCTCCGCGTACCCCGCAATTTCTGACTCCAAAGTTAAAGAGTTCAAATTGCCGATACCCTATCCAAACGATCCTGAAAAATCGATTGCGGAACAGGCTCGTATCGTCGCCATCCTCGACAAATTCGACGCCATTACTAACTCGATCAGAGAAGGCTTGCCGCGCGAAATCGAGCTGCGCCAAAAGCAATATGAGCATTACCGCGATTTGCTGTTGAGCTTCCCGAAGCCAAAAGAAGTGGCGGCATAACATGAGCAAGACGCTAACGGAAATTGCTCAACAACTGAGAACACCAAGAACGGTCAAAAAAAATGTAACTGAAAAAACCAAGGAGGTTGAAGAAACCAAGCCGGTTCCAAAGGTGCAGCTGATATACGCCTTTAATGGCACGGGTAAGACACGCCTTTCGCGGGAGTTTAAGAAGCTGATTGCGCCCAAAGCCGATGGCCATGAAGAAGCCCATCAACCCGAATTGTCGCGTAACAAAATACTGTATTACAACGCTCTCACGGAAGATTTGTTTTACTGGGATAACGATCTGGAGCTGGACGCCGAGCACAAGCTGAAAATCCAGCCCAACTCGTTTACCGACTGGGTGCTGAAAGATCAGGGCCAAGATCGAAACATCATTACCAGCTTTCAACGCTACGCCAGCGACAAACTTACGCCTCGATTCAACGAAGAATATAAAGTTAAAGGCGAAGACGACAAAGAGATCACTGTCAAAGCATTTTCGGAGGTAACTTTCTCGCTGGAGCGTGGCGACAATGAGCACTCCGGAAATATTAAAATCTCCAAGGCGGAAGAAAACAATTTTATCTGGAGTATTTTTTACACGCTACTGGATCAGGTGGTGACGATCCTCAATGTTGCCGACCCAGGCGAGCGAGAAACAAACCAGTTTGATCAGCTTGAATATGTTTTTATCGACGATCCAGTCAGTTCGCTGGATGAAACCCATTTGATTGAGCTAGCAGTCAATTTGGCGAGCTTGATCAAACTCAGTCAATCTTCTCTGAAATTTATCGTTACGACGCACAGCCCCCTGTTTTATAACGTGCTCTTCAATGAGCTGAACGGCAAAACCTGCTACATGCTGGAGAGATTTGAAGATGGTAGCTTTGCCCTCACCGAAAAACCTGGTGATTCCAACAAGAGCTTTTCCTATCATCTGCATTTAAAGCGAACCATTGAGCAGGCGATTGCGGAAAACAAGATTGAAAAGTATCACTTCACGCTGCTGCGGAATCTTTACGAGAAAACGGCCAGCTTTCTGGGCTATCCAAAGTGGTCGGAGCTTCTGCCTGATGACAAACAGCTCTATCTAAGCCGAATTATCAATTTTACAAGCCATAGCACGCTATCCAATGAAACCGTTGCGGAACCAACGCAACCGGAGAAGGCGACAGTCAAATTATTGCTCGATCACTTGAAAAGCAACTATGGGTTTTGGCATCAGGAAGAACAAAATGGTTGATTACACAAAACCCATCGCTGAATCCAATAGCTTTATCGTTCTCGATAAATACGCCAAGGAATGGCAGTGCAATGAAAGTTACCAGAGCGAAGGCGATCTGGAGCGGGAGTTCATTCAGGACTTGCAGAATCAGGGCTACGAATATGCTCCCGGTATAAACGCGCCCGATAAGCTGCTGTCCAACGTGCGCGAGCAGTTGCAGGCATTGAACAACATGCAGTTTGCCGACGGTGAGTGGCTACGTTTCGTGGAGGCGTGGTTGGACAGGCCCAGCGACAGCATCGTCGATAAAACGCGCAAAATCCATGATGACTATATCCATGATTTTGTGTTTGACGATGGCCATATTCAGAACATCTACCTGCTGGATAAAAAGAACATTGCCCGCAACAAGGTGCAAGTCATCAAGCAGTTTGAGCAAACCGGCAGCCACGCCAACCGCTACGATGTGACGATCTTGGTCAATGGCCTGCCCTTGGTGCAGGTGGAGCTTAAAAAGCGCGGCGTAGCCATTCGTGAAGCATTCAATCAGGTGCATCGTTACAGCAAGGAGAGCTTTAACAGCGGGCATTCTTTATTCAAATATTTGCAGATGTTTGTCATTTCCAACGGCACCGACAGCCGTTATTTTGCCAACACCACGGCGCGCAACAAAAATAGCTTCGACTTCACCATGAACTGGGCGAAGGCCGATAACGGCCTGATCAAAGACCTGAAAGACTTTGCCGCTACCTTCTTCCAGAAAAATACCCTGCTAAATGTGTTGCTGCATTACTCGGTGTTTGATGTGAGTGATACCTTGCTGGTGATGCGCCCATACCAGATTGCCGCCACAGAGCGCATTTTGTGGAAAATCAACAGCGCCTTTCAAGCCAAGAACTGGAGCAATCTTGAGGGCGGTGGCTTTATCTGGCATACCACCGGCTCGGGCAAGACCCTGACCAGTTTTAAGGCGGCGCGTTTGGCCACCGAACTGGATTTCATCGACAAGGTTTTCTTCGTGGTGGATCGTAAAGATCTGGATTATCAAACCATGAAGGAATACCAGCGCTTTTCGCCGGATAGTGTGAACGGTTCTGACAGCACCGCCGGCCTCAAACGTAATCTGGATAAAGACGACAACAAGATCATCGTTACCACTATCCAGAAGCTCAATAACCTGATGAAGAGCGAAGGCGACCTTCCCATCTACAACAAGCAGGTAGTGTTTATTTTTGATGAGTGCCACCGCAGCCAGTTTGGTGAAGCACAGAAAAACCTGAAGAAGAAGTTTAAGAAGTTTTATCAGTTCGGCTTTACCGGCACGCCGATCTTCCCGCAAAATGCTCTAGGCGCAGAAACGACCGCCAGCGTGTTTGGTCGTGAACTGCATTCGTACGTGATCACCGACGCGATTCGTGATGAGAAGGTGCTCAAGTTCAAGGTGGACTACAACGATGTTCGCCCGCACTTCAAAGCCATTGAAAGCGAACAGGACGAGAAAAAACTCAGCGCGGCGGAAAATAAGCAAGCCTTGTTGCACCCCGACCGTATTCGGGAAATATCACAGTACATCTTGAATAACTTCCGGCAAAAAACCCATCGCTTGCAAGCGGGTGCCAAGGGTTTTAATGCCATGTTTGCCGTGAGCAGCGTGGATGCAGCCAAGCTGTATTACGAGTCGTTCAAGGATTTGCAAAAAGGCAGTGATAAGCCACTGAAAGTCGCCACCATCTTCTCGTTCACGGCCAATGAAGAACAGGATGCCGTAGGCGATATTCTTGATGAAAGCTTTGATGTTTCGGCAATGAATAGCAGTGCCAAAGAGTTTTTAAGCGCGGCCATCGCTGACTATAACGCGCTGTTCAAAACCAACTTCAGCGTGGATAGCAATGGTTTTCAAAACTATTACCGCGATCTTGCCAAGCAAGTTAAGACTAAGGAAATCGACCTGCTGATTGTGGTGGGCATGTTCCTGACCGGCTTTGACGCCCCCACGCTGAACACCTTGTTTGTTGATAAAAACTTGCGCTACCACGGTTTGATGCAGGCCTATTCGCGCACCAACCGTATTTACGATGCCACTAAAACCTTCGGCAATATCGTTACCTTCCGCGATTTGGAACAGGCGACCATCGATGCCATCACCTTGTTTGGCGATAAAAACACCAAAAACGTCGTGCTGGAGAAGAGCTACAAGGAATTCATGGAAGGCTTTACCGATGTGGTTACCGGTGAGGCTCGGCGTGGCTTTGTGGAAGTTGTGAGGGAGTTGGAACAGCGCTTTCCTGACCCTGCAGCCATTGAAAAAGAGTCCGACAAAAAGGCCTTCGCGAAATTGTTTGGCGAGTATTTGCGCGTTGAGAACGTGCTGCAAAACTACGATGAATTTGCCAGCCTGAAGGCCTTGCAAAACGTCGACATAAATGACCCTGTGGTAGTTGAGGAGTTCAAGGCTAAGCATTATTTAAGCGATGAGGATCTGGCTGCGCTGCAAGCGATCAAGATACCGGCTGAACGGAAAATTCAGGACTACCGTTCAACCTACAACGATGTTCGCGATTGGCTGCGTCGGGAAAAATCTTCCACTGAAAAAGAAAAATCCACTATCGATTGGGATGACGTGGTCTTTGAGGTAGATCTGCTGAAGTCACAAGAGATCAACCTGGACTATATTCTGGAATTGATTTTTGAGAATAGTAAAAAGGTCAAGGACAAAACCTCACTGGTTGAAGACGTACGCCGGGTGATTCGCGCGAGCCTGGGCAACCGCGCCAAAGAAAGCCTGCTGGTCGATTTTATTAACCAGACCGACCTGGACCAGATTGACGATAAGGCCAGTGTGATAGACGCCTTCTTCACTTTTGCCCAAGCGGAACAACAGCGTGAGGCACAAGAGTTGATTAACGCCGAGAACCTGAATGCAGAGGCGGCCAGACGCTACATCGCCACCTCGCTAAAACGTG harbors:
- a CDS encoding restriction endonuclease subunit S, giving the protein MTSVSRESNAIVETIEITAQNAPSRAQKLIEKDDVIFATTRPTQLRLSLIGDEYSGEIASTGYCVLRAKSNVVLPKWIYFHLSSTEFFNYVEENQSGSAYPAISDSKVKEFKLPIPYPNDPEKSIAEQARIVAILDKFDAITNSIREGLPREIELRQKQYEHYRDLLLSFPKPKEVAA
- a CDS encoding type I restriction endonuclease subunit R gives rise to the protein MVDYTKPIAESNSFIVLDKYAKEWQCNESYQSEGDLEREFIQDLQNQGYEYAPGINAPDKLLSNVREQLQALNNMQFADGEWLRFVEAWLDRPSDSIVDKTRKIHDDYIHDFVFDDGHIQNIYLLDKKNIARNKVQVIKQFEQTGSHANRYDVTILVNGLPLVQVELKKRGVAIREAFNQVHRYSKESFNSGHSLFKYLQMFVISNGTDSRYFANTTARNKNSFDFTMNWAKADNGLIKDLKDFAATFFQKNTLLNVLLHYSVFDVSDTLLVMRPYQIAATERILWKINSAFQAKNWSNLEGGGFIWHTTGSGKTLTSFKAARLATELDFIDKVFFVVDRKDLDYQTMKEYQRFSPDSVNGSDSTAGLKRNLDKDDNKIIVTTIQKLNNLMKSEGDLPIYNKQVVFIFDECHRSQFGEAQKNLKKKFKKFYQFGFTGTPIFPQNALGAETTASVFGRELHSYVITDAIRDEKVLKFKVDYNDVRPHFKAIESEQDEKKLSAAENKQALLHPDRIREISQYILNNFRQKTHRLQAGAKGFNAMFAVSSVDAAKLYYESFKDLQKGSDKPLKVATIFSFTANEEQDAVGDILDESFDVSAMNSSAKEFLSAAIADYNALFKTNFSVDSNGFQNYYRDLAKQVKTKEIDLLIVVGMFLTGFDAPTLNTLFVDKNLRYHGLMQAYSRTNRIYDATKTFGNIVTFRDLEQATIDAITLFGDKNTKNVVLEKSYKEFMEGFTDVVTGEARRGFVEVVRELEQRFPDPAAIEKESDKKAFAKLFGEYLRVENVLQNYDEFASLKALQNVDINDPVVVEEFKAKHYLSDEDLAALQAIKIPAERKIQDYRSTYNDVRDWLRREKSSTEKEKSTIDWDDVVFEVDLLKSQEINLDYILELIFENSKKVKDKTSLVEDVRRVIRASLGNRAKESLLVDFINQTDLDQIDDKASVIDAFFTFAQAEQQREAQELINAENLNAEAARRYIATSLKREFASDNGTELNTVLPKMSPLNPQYLTKKQSVFQKIAAFVEKFKGVGGQV
- a CDS encoding conjugal transfer protein TraG, whose product is MVPTGVLIGQITMVFATTLLGLWSATQWTAAALGYQIRLGAPWFDLFGTPIYHPWRLFEWWYFFDAYAPDIFLRGGAIAACSGLAGAMVAVTMSVWRARQSKLVTTYGSARWALPAEIRSSGLIGPAGVFLGRKEGDYLRHEGPEHVMAFAPTRSGKGVGLVVPTLLSWPGSAVIHDIKGENWTLTAGWRSRFSHCLLFNPTDARSAAYNPLLEVRRGMHEVRDVQNIADILVDPEGALERRNHWEKTSHALLVGAILHVLYANEDKTLRGVANFLSDPACPFEVTLHRMMTTRHLGETTHPVVASAAREVMNKSENERSGVLSTAMSFLGLYRDPTVAEVTSRCDWRIADLIDADHPVSLYLVVPPSDISRTKPLIRLILNQIGRRLTESLDGSDGIARRHKLLLMLDEFPALGRLDFFESALAFMAGYGLRAFLIAQSLNQIDKAYGQSHSILDNCHVRIAFATNDERTAKRISEALGTATELRAQRNYAGHRLAPWLGHLMVSRQETARPLLTPGEVMQLPPDDELVMVSGHPPIKAQKIRHYLDANFKTRLLAPPPLQLGHYADAPPLRPDDWTGLAIPAAPILGLVIPAHGESIDDGGHQQQPELSEVVFTPEPEHPMDDLGLFDDDDLSLPTQLDPRLLRTARLAALDPDDGISL
- the mads1 gene encoding methylation-associated defense system helix-turn-helix domain-containing protein MAD1; this translates as MTDSDGEILTLDEVAAYLKAGKRTVYRLAQKGEIPAFKLGGTWRFRRSELDIWIAESISKTKQEVS
- a CDS encoding type I restriction-modification system subunit M, translated to MTSAQQRAALQRQIWQIANDVRGAVDGWDFKQYVLGTLFYRFISENFASYIEADDDSVNYAELPDSVITPDIKDDAIKTKGYFIYPSQLFATVAAGANTNESLNTDLAAIFSAIESSANGYPSERDIKGLFADFDTTSNRLGNTVVDKNTRLAAVLKGVAKLDFGEFDANHIDLFGDAYEFLISNYAANAGKSGGEFFTPQHVSKLIAQLAMHKQTSVNKIYDPACGSGSLLLQAKKHFDAHIIDDGFWGQELNHTTYNLARMNMFLHNINYDKFNIQLGDTLRNPHFGDEKPFDAIVSNPPYSVKWIGADDPTLINDDRFAPAGVLAPKSKADFAFVLHALSYLSSKGRAAIVCFPGIFYRGGAEQKIRQYLVDNNYVETVISLAPNLFFGTTIAVNILVLSKHKTDTNTQFIDASGLFKKETNNNVLLDAHIDHIMQVFDSKADVEHFAKSVPFSEVSSSEKDYNLSVSSYVEAKDNREVVDIGELNAELKITVAKIDQLRADIDAIVAEIEDEELEA
- a CDS encoding anticodon nuclease — its product is MSKTLTEIAQQLRTPRTVKKNVTEKTKEVEETKPVPKVQLIYAFNGTGKTRLSREFKKLIAPKADGHEEAHQPELSRNKILYYNALTEDLFYWDNDLELDAEHKLKIQPNSFTDWVLKDQGQDRNIITSFQRYASDKLTPRFNEEYKVKGEDDKEITVKAFSEVTFSLERGDNEHSGNIKISKAEENNFIWSIFYTLLDQVVTILNVADPGERETNQFDQLEYVFIDDPVSSLDETHLIELAVNLASLIKLSQSSLKFIVTTHSPLFYNVLFNELNGKTCYMLERFEDGSFALTEKPGDSNKSFSYHLHLKRTIEQAIAENKIEKYHFTLLRNLYEKTASFLGYPKWSELLPDDKQLYLSRIINFTSHSTLSNETVAEPTQPEKATVKLLLDHLKSNYGFWHQEEQNG